The nucleotide window TCCCTGCCAACATCCACATCATTCTCGGCGGCAAAGACAAAGGCAGCGACTACACCGTGCTGAAAGATTTACTGCGCCAGCGTGCCAAGCGGGTTTATACCATCGGGGCTGCTGCGGAAAAGATCGAGTCACACATTTCAGGCTCAGCGCCCCTGGAGCGTGCCGGAACATTAGAGGCCGCCGTGCACCGCGCTGCCGAACTGGCCGAACCCGGAGACGTCGTAGTGCTGGCCCCGGCCTGCGCCAGCTTCGATCAGTTTGAAAACTACGAGCATCGTGGGCGCATATTCAAGCAGACCGTGCAGGCAATGGCAAAACGCACTGGAGCAGCATAATGGCGAAACGCATCAGTGTTGATAAAACGCTCTTCACCGTCACCGTGCTGCTGGTGTTTGTTGGCTTGGTCATGGTCTTCAGCGCTTCTGCAGTCATGGCGCAAGAGCGCTTTGGTTCGCCGTATACCTTCCTCATTAAGCAAATCATCTGGGCTGTAGCCGGCCTGCTGGCCATGGTCGGACTCATGAACTTCGACTATCGCCGCTTCAAGCATCCCGCAGTTGTATTTTCTTTGCTGGGTGTAACCACGTTATTGCTGCTGGCTGTCTTTTTTCTCGACCGCTCGCACAACACCCATCGCTGGATTCGCTTCGGCGGATTCTCCCTGCAACCCTCCGAGCTGGCCAAGCCGGCCATCATTTTGTTTCTCGCCTATTTCCTGGAAAACAAACTCAAGTCAATGGACGACTGGCGGCATACCCTGCTGCCGGCAGCGGTTCCCATTGCGCTCTTTGCCGGGTTGATTGTTCTTCAGCCCGACCTGGGCACCGCGATCGCCTGCGTGGCCATCGCCGCCACTATCCTTTATGTAGCCGGCATGCGCCTGCGCTACTTCGGATACGCGGTTGCAGCCTCGTTGCTCCCTCTGTATTTCCTGATCTTCCGCGTGCAATGGCGCTATGACCGCATCCTGGCATTTCTGAATCCCTATTCCGATCCGCAAGGACGCGGCTTTCACGTGATTCAATCGTTGATCGCGGTCGGTACCGGCGGCTTCACCGGAGTGGGCCTGATGGAAGGCAAGCAGAAACTCTTTTATCTGCCCGAGCCGCAGACCGATTTTATCTTTGCCGTCACCGCCGAAGAGCTCGGCCTTATCGGTTCGCTGATTGTTGTGACCCTGTTCGCTATTTTTCTCTTCCGGGGAATACGGATTGCCTTCAAGACCAACGATCACTTTGCGCGCTTTCTCGCCCTCGGCATCACCGCCATGGTAGTGATCCAGGCCCTGATGAATATCAGCGTGGTGCTCGCCCTCATGCCCACCAAGGGAATCCCGCTGCCGTTTATCTCCTACGGCGGGTCATCTATATTTATTACCCTGGCCAGCGTAGGCGTGCTGTTGAACATCACGCAGCAGACAGATTAGGACAATTTCGAGCGCGTTAGTTGTTGGAAGCACCTCAGTTTTTCCTGGATGTCATCCTAGCGAGGCGCTTGCGCCGAGTCGAAGGACCCCGAGGATGTTTCAATTGCCCATGCGACTGCAAGGCATTCTCTGAAGAGCGCTGGCTGTTTCGAAGATCTTCATGGGAGGATCAACTATGAATCACGATAAAGAAGAAGCAAAAAAGCTGATAGAAAGTCTGCCGGAAAATGCCTCTTGGGATGACATCATGTATGAGCTTTATGTAAAAAAGAAGCTCTCAGAGTCTCTGAAAGCGGCTAATGAAGGAAGAACCGTTCCGCACGAGGAAGTGAAAAAGCACTTTTCCGGTCAATGAAACCTACTCCTCTGCGTTCCTCCGCGTCCTCTGCGGTTAATATAAAGTCATGCGCGCAATCCTTGCAGGCGGCGGCACTGGCGGACACGTAATTCCCGCCCTCGCCATCGCCCGCGAACTCCAGCAGCGCTATCAGGCTGAAATACTCTTCATTGGCACGGCACGTGGCATTGAAAACCGTCTGGTTCCGGCCGCCGGGTTCGAGCTGCGGCTCATTCAAGTGGGCGCGCTCAAGAATGTCAGCCTGGCCACACGCCTGCGCACTCTCTTTGACCTGCCCCGCGCCATACTGGCTTGCCGGGGCATGCTGCGCGAGTTCCGTCCTGACGTAGTCATTGGGGTCGGCGGATACGCCTCTGGCCCCGCCATGCTCGCCGCCTGGCTGCGGCGCATTCCAACCCTCGCCTTTGAGCCCAACGTGGTTCCCGGGCTGGCCAACCGCGTGGTGGCGCGGCTGGTCTCGGCGGCGGCCGTCCATTTTGAAGAGACCAAAAAATACTTCCGCAATGCGCGCGTGACCGGAGTCCCAGTGCGCAAAGAATTCTTCCTGCCGAAAGAAGCCGCAAGCCCGGCAAAGCAAACCCTTCTGGTCTTCGGAGGCAGCCAGGGCGCCAGTGCCATCAATCGCGTCGTGCTGGAATCGCTCCCCGGATTACGGCAGGCATTACCCGGACTGCACATCATCCACCAGACCGGCGAGCGCGATCACAAAGATGCGCAGGCAGCGTATTTACAAGCCGGCATCTCTGCCGAAGTGCTGCCTTTCATCAACGAGATGCCGCAGGCCTTTGCCCGTGCCAATCTGCTGCTGTGCCGCTCCGGCGCCAGCACGGTCGCCGAAATCACTGCAGCGGGGAAAGCGGCTATCTTTGTGCCCTTCCCGCGCGCGGCAGACGATCATCAGCGCCGCAACGCGGAAAATCTGGCGCAACAGGGCGCGGCCGTGCTCATTCCCGAGCCAGAACTTTCCCAGCAGAAACTGATCTCCACAGTTGTAGATCTGTTGACTCACGCTGATCGGCTGCGGCAGATGGAAGAGGCCGCCAGTAAATTGACCCACCGTTATGCCGCCGAAGAGATTGCCGATATTGCCGCCCAATTGGCCAAGATTCCTCTTGCCTCCAAACCCGCGGAAGCGCTGCGCCACGAAGCCTAGTCCTGCCCAATCTTCCAAAATCTGCTATCGTTTTCTCTGCGTAACCATGTTCGCAAAAATACAGCGCATACATTTTGTCGGCATTGGCGGCATCGGCATGAGCGGCATCGCCGAGGTCCTGCTTACGCTTGGGTATAAGGTTTCCGGCTCCGATTTGAAGCTCTCTCCAGTGACTCATAGGCTGGCCCGCCTGGGTGCAACCATCTTTGAAGGACACAGCGCAGAAAACGCCGAGGGCGCCGAAGTCGTCGTCATCAGTTCGGCCGTCAGCGAGCGAAATCCCGAGGTTGAGACGGCTCGCCGCCGGCACGTACCTGTCATCCAGCGGGCCGAGATGCTGGCCGAGCTGATGCGCATCAAGTACGGCATAGCCATTGCCGGCATGCACGGCAAGACCACAACTACTTCCATGGTTGCAGCGGTGCTCGCTGCCGGCGGGCTCGACCCTACCATCATCGTCGGTGGCCGCGTGGACGCCATTGATTCCAACGCGCGTCTCGGCAAATCGCACTACCTGGTCGCTGAGGCCGATGAGAGCGACCGCAGCTTTCTCAAGCTCTCGCCCATCCTCTCGGTCGTAACCAATATTGACTGTGAGCACATGGATTGCTACCGCGACATGCAAGACGTTGAGCAGACCTTTCTCGAGTTCATGGACCGCGTGCCCTTCTACGGCATGGTTGTAATCTGCAATGACGACGAGCGCCTGCGCGGGCTTCTGCCCAAGGTCCGGCGGCGTGTCGTAACCTACGGTACGCGCGAAGGCTCCGACTTCCAGATCGTCAGCAGCACAACCGCTCGGAGCAGCGGAAAAAACATAGGACACTTCGGCGTGCGTTATCGCGGAAAATCACTAGGCGATTTTTCTCTTCATGTCCCGGGAGCGCATAATGTCCTCAATGCCACGGCTGCCGTGGCCGTGGGCGTTGGCCTGGATATCCACCTCGAAGACATCCGCGCAGCCCTGGAAAAATTCCGGGGAGTAGACCGCCGCTTTCAGCTCAAGGGCAAGGTCAACGGCATCAGTGTGGTGGATGATTACGGCCACCACCCCACGGAAATCCGCGCCACGCTCGCCGCTGCACGGCAGTGTGGCTACGAAAGAATTCATGTCATCTTCCAGCCCCATCGCTATACCCGCACCCAGCAGTTGATGGAGGAATTCACCAACGCCTTTGGCGACGCCGATACCCTCCACATCCTCGATATCTACGCCGCCAGCGAGCCGCCCATCGAAGGCATCACCGGCGAGGCTCTCGCGCGGGCCGTTGCCCAGCGCTCCGGCAAGAAAGTTTCGTACAGCCCCTCGTTTGCCGACGCAACTGAGGCGGCGGTTGCCCAGGCCCGCGAAGGCGAGCTGATTCTCACCCTGGGCGCAGGCAGTATTTCCCAACTTGGCCCGCAGATTCTGGAGCGGCTGGCAGCCAACACGAAACCGGTTGGGATTGAATCATCGGATCATTGAGTCATTGCGACATTGAGTAATCGGGTAATTGTGTAATTTGGTAATTGATTTGTGCGCATAAGCTCAAATTACACAATTACGCAGTTACCCGATTACTCAATTCTCTGTGCCTCTGTGGTTAACAAAATCGCCCCTGTGGAAAATTCCTCTTATCTATTTGCATCAAATAAAGTTATAGTTGAATAGAGAAATGTCTCGAGACGACGACTTCTATATCCCCGAGCGCGAAAGTCGGACCCGGCGGCCTGCAGTGGCAGCGCAGGCGGAAGAAGACGTTGACAACGAACTCGACAGCCGCGTCGTTGATCTCGATACCGACGAAGAATCTTCTTTCCTGCGTGCACAGAAACGCATCCCGGTACGTCGCGGAGCGCTTCCCAAGAAAACTGCCAACCGGCTGAAGCAGGTTTCAATTGCACTCTTGCTTCTCGGTGTAGTGGCTGCCGCGCTGGCCACGGCTTATTTCTACGGCACCGGTTCCTGGCGCTTCCGCATTGATTCCAGCGACAACATTGAAGTTGCCGGCACGCAGAACGTCACCCACGGCCAGGTCATGGAGATCGTAGGCGGCGACATCGGCCGCAACATCTTCTTTGTCCCTTTAGCGGACCGCAAAAAGCAGTTGGAAGAGATCCCGTGGGTGGAATCGGCCACCGTGATGCGTCTGCTGCCCAACCATCTCAGGATCGAGATTCACGAGCGTACACCCATAGGCTTTGTGCGTATCGGTTCCAAAGTCTCGCTCATTGACGCGAGTGGTGTGGTGCTGGAGCTGCCGCCGCACTCTGCCGCCAAATATTCTTTCCCCGTGATCGCCGGCATGGAGGAGTCTGACCCGCTCTCCACCCGCGCCGCCCGCATGAAAATCTACGGAGAGCTTGTGCATGACCTCGATTCGGAGGGCGCGCACTACTCCAGCTCCATCAGCGAGGTTGATCTCTCTGACCCGGAAGACGTGAAAATTACCGTGGCTGATCCCGAAGGCGCTGTGCTCATACACCTGGGAAGCAGTCAGTTTCTCGAACGCTATAAGATTTATCTGGCGCACATAGAAGACTGGCGCCAGCAGTTCAAAAAAGTGGAGTCGGTGGACCTTCGTTACGACCACCAGGTCATCGTCAATCCCGAGACCTCGAGCAATCGTGAGCGCACCGATTCCACAACCGGCAACGCAACGCAAACCCAGGCATCGAGCAACACAGCACCCAGGAATACGGCGCCCAGGAGCACCAAACCAAAGCCCGTTGCCGCGCCGCACCCGGCCGCCGGCAACGCACATAACAAGCGGCATCATTAAATAAAGCATTGTAGAGACGTAGCCCGCTACGTCTCCGCATCTCAGACGAACATAGATTTTGTGGGTATGGTTACAAAAAAGCAGAACCTGATTACAGCCATTGATGTTGGCAGCGCAAAGACCTGCACCCTTGTTGCCGAGAGCACCGAGACGGGAATCCGCTATCTCGGCCATGGTCTGAGCGACTCTCGCGGCTCGCGCAAAGGCGCGATCATTGATTTGGAAAAGGCCGCCGCCAGCGTGCAGCGCTCCATGGAAAAAGCCGAGGCATTGGCGGGCGTGACCGTGGAATCGGCGGTGGTGGGCATCGGCGGAAACCACGTGCGTGGGGTCAACAGCCGCGGAGGCGTGAGCCTGGGTTTACGCGCGCGTGAGATTACCCGCGACGATATCCGCCAGGCCGTGGAGAAGGCCCGCACTATCCCTCTGCCTGCCGAATGGCAGACCATGCATCTGCTGCCGCAGGAATTTATTGTGGATGAGCAGAACGGCATCCGCGATCCTGTGGGCATGTTAGGCAGCCGCCTCGAGGTTCAGGTTCACATCATCACCTCTATCGCCAGCGTTACGCAGAATGTTGTCACCGCTCTGAACCGTGCAGGCATCCAGGTAAATGACACCGTCTTTGAGCCGCTGGCTTGCGCGGAATGCGTGCTTAAACCCGATGAGCGCGAGTTGGGCGTCTGCCTGCTCGATATCGGCGCCGGATCAAGCGAGCTGATCGTCTATCACGAGGGCATTGTGGTGCACACCGCGGTCATACCCATCGGGGGCGACCACTTCACCAACGATGTCGCCGTGGGCTTGCGCACGCCGCTGGCCGACGCCGAAAAAATCAAGCGCAGCTTCGGATGCGCCGTCGTGACCCGCGTGCCCGAGAGCAATGAAATCGAGGTCCCCGCCGTGGGCGACCGGCCTTCACGGCTGATGCCGCAGCGCTTCCTGGCCGAGATTCTGGAGCCGCGCACGCGCGAGCTGTTCGAGCATGTGCGCGATAATCTGCGGCAGTCGCGGGCACTGGAGTTTTG belongs to Terriglobales bacterium and includes:
- the ftsW gene encoding putative lipid II flippase FtsW gives rise to the protein MAKRISVDKTLFTVTVLLVFVGLVMVFSASAVMAQERFGSPYTFLIKQIIWAVAGLLAMVGLMNFDYRRFKHPAVVFSLLGVTTLLLLAVFFLDRSHNTHRWIRFGGFSLQPSELAKPAIILFLAYFLENKLKSMDDWRHTLLPAAVPIALFAGLIVLQPDLGTAIACVAIAATILYVAGMRLRYFGYAVAASLLPLYFLIFRVQWRYDRILAFLNPYSDPQGRGFHVIQSLIAVGTGGFTGVGLMEGKQKLFYLPEPQTDFIFAVTAEELGLIGSLIVVTLFAIFLFRGIRIAFKTNDHFARFLALGITAMVVIQALMNISVVLALMPTKGIPLPFISYGGSSIFITLASVGVLLNITQQTD
- a CDS encoding FtsQ-type POTRA domain-containing protein, which gives rise to MSRDDDFYIPERESRTRRPAVAAQAEEDVDNELDSRVVDLDTDEESSFLRAQKRIPVRRGALPKKTANRLKQVSIALLLLGVVAAALATAYFYGTGSWRFRIDSSDNIEVAGTQNVTHGQVMEIVGGDIGRNIFFVPLADRKKQLEEIPWVESATVMRLLPNHLRIEIHERTPIGFVRIGSKVSLIDASGVVLELPPHSAAKYSFPVIAGMEESDPLSTRAARMKIYGELVHDLDSEGAHYSSSISEVDLSDPEDVKITVADPEGAVLIHLGSSQFLERYKIYLAHIEDWRQQFKKVESVDLRYDHQVIVNPETSSNRERTDSTTGNATQTQASSNTAPRNTAPRSTKPKPVAAPHPAAGNAHNKRHH
- the murC gene encoding UDP-N-acetylmuramate--L-alanine ligase, with protein sequence MFAKIQRIHFVGIGGIGMSGIAEVLLTLGYKVSGSDLKLSPVTHRLARLGATIFEGHSAENAEGAEVVVISSAVSERNPEVETARRRHVPVIQRAEMLAELMRIKYGIAIAGMHGKTTTTSMVAAVLAAGGLDPTIIVGGRVDAIDSNARLGKSHYLVAEADESDRSFLKLSPILSVVTNIDCEHMDCYRDMQDVEQTFLEFMDRVPFYGMVVICNDDERLRGLLPKVRRRVVTYGTREGSDFQIVSSTTARSSGKNIGHFGVRYRGKSLGDFSLHVPGAHNVLNATAAVAVGVGLDIHLEDIRAALEKFRGVDRRFQLKGKVNGISVVDDYGHHPTEIRATLAAARQCGYERIHVIFQPHRYTRTQQLMEEFTNAFGDADTLHILDIYAASEPPIEGITGEALARAVAQRSGKKVSYSPSFADATEAAVAQAREGELILTLGAGSISQLGPQILERLAANTKPVGIESSDH
- the murG gene encoding undecaprenyldiphospho-muramoylpentapeptide beta-N-acetylglucosaminyltransferase encodes the protein MRAILAGGGTGGHVIPALAIARELQQRYQAEILFIGTARGIENRLVPAAGFELRLIQVGALKNVSLATRLRTLFDLPRAILACRGMLREFRPDVVIGVGGYASGPAMLAAWLRRIPTLAFEPNVVPGLANRVVARLVSAAAVHFEETKKYFRNARVTGVPVRKEFFLPKEAASPAKQTLLVFGGSQGASAINRVVLESLPGLRQALPGLHIIHQTGERDHKDAQAAYLQAGISAEVLPFINEMPQAFARANLLLCRSGASTVAEITAAGKAAIFVPFPRAADDHQRRNAENLAQQGAAVLIPEPELSQQKLISTVVDLLTHADRLRQMEEAASKLTHRYAAEEIADIAAQLAKIPLASKPAEALRHEA
- the ftsA gene encoding cell division protein FtsA, which codes for MVTKKQNLITAIDVGSAKTCTLVAESTETGIRYLGHGLSDSRGSRKGAIIDLEKAAASVQRSMEKAEALAGVTVESAVVGIGGNHVRGVNSRGGVSLGLRAREITRDDIRQAVEKARTIPLPAEWQTMHLLPQEFIVDEQNGIRDPVGMLGSRLEVQVHIITSIASVTQNVVTALNRAGIQVNDTVFEPLACAECVLKPDERELGVCLLDIGAGSSELIVYHEGIVVHTAVIPIGGDHFTNDVAVGLRTPLADAEKIKRSFGCAVVTRVPESNEIEVPAVGDRPSRLMPQRFLAEILEPRTRELFEHVRDNLRQSRALEFCATGLVLTGGGARLNALEEICENVVRKQVRIGRPAPMAKLPAELAEPEFAAVLGMIYYGNRSRHVRQDDETGLSARLRSFLARASM